One Actinoplanes missouriensis 431 DNA segment encodes these proteins:
- a CDS encoding sensor histidine kinase has product MLQRTGRALAYLIVGLPAGVAGFVWSLAATLVVALTSITHLGGPAFLGASWVTRRFADAERRRARWVLGTPIPSPYVPTGGRTVGERVRAVVVQPATWRDLVWLVLLFPIGPAAAVAGIVTAVVELGILTAVLWAWAVPNPHAPEPMRFLMTTVPGRLVLTVLGVLLLPVAGWLIRTLGGWQGRAARALLAPGMHRHLVDETARLAETRRRVVDVQAAELRRIERDLHDGAQARIVAAGMTLALAARKLRRVEPNRHGPTNQQEPANRQEPTNQQEQPDTAADIDLARRQLDEALAEMRRLVRGIHPPILTDRGLHAAVAALAGDSPLTVTVQGDPEDRYPAAVESAAYFVVAEGLANAAKHAGAGRCTVSLGRSSGRSTGTVQVTVTDDGDGGADPAGSGLDGLRRRVEALDGTLTVTSPAGGPTVLHAEFPCAS; this is encoded by the coding sequence ATGCTGCAGCGGACGGGACGGGCTCTGGCGTACCTGATCGTGGGTCTGCCCGCCGGCGTCGCCGGGTTCGTGTGGAGCCTGGCCGCCACGCTCGTCGTCGCGCTGACCTCGATCACCCATCTCGGCGGGCCGGCTTTCCTCGGCGCCTCCTGGGTCACGCGCCGCTTCGCGGACGCGGAACGACGCCGGGCACGCTGGGTTCTCGGCACACCGATCCCTTCACCGTACGTTCCCACCGGCGGCCGCACCGTCGGCGAACGGGTCCGCGCCGTGGTCGTCCAGCCGGCGACGTGGCGCGACCTGGTCTGGCTCGTGCTGCTCTTCCCGATCGGGCCGGCCGCCGCGGTGGCCGGCATCGTCACCGCGGTCGTGGAGCTCGGCATCCTCACCGCCGTGCTGTGGGCGTGGGCGGTGCCCAACCCGCACGCGCCCGAGCCGATGCGGTTCCTGATGACCACCGTTCCCGGCCGGCTGGTCCTGACCGTCCTCGGCGTGCTGCTGCTGCCGGTGGCCGGGTGGCTGATCCGTACCCTCGGCGGGTGGCAGGGCAGGGCCGCCCGCGCCCTGCTGGCGCCCGGCATGCACCGCCACCTGGTCGACGAGACGGCCCGGCTGGCCGAGACCCGCCGCCGCGTCGTCGACGTGCAGGCCGCCGAGCTGCGGCGTATCGAGCGTGACCTGCACGACGGCGCCCAGGCCCGGATCGTGGCCGCCGGTATGACGCTCGCGCTGGCCGCCCGCAAGCTGCGGCGGGTTGAACCGAACCGGCACGGACCAACGAACCAGCAAGAACCAGCAAATCGGCAAGAACCAACGAACCAGCAAGAACAGCCGGACACCGCCGCCGACATCGACCTGGCCCGCCGGCAGCTCGACGAGGCGCTCGCCGAGATGCGCCGGCTGGTCCGTGGCATCCACCCGCCGATCCTCACCGATCGCGGCCTGCACGCCGCCGTCGCCGCGCTGGCCGGGGACAGCCCGCTCACGGTGACCGTCCAGGGTGATCCCGAGGACCGTTATCCGGCCGCTGTCGAGTCCGCGGCGTACTTCGTGGTCGCCGAAGGCCTCGCCAACGCCGCCAAGCACGCCGGCGCCGGCCGGTGCACCGTCTCCCTGGGCCGATCGAGCGGCCGGTCGACCGGCACGGTGCAGGTCACCGTCACCGACGACGGTGACGGCGGCGCCGATCCGGCCGGCTCAGGGCTCGACGGGCTGCGCCGCCGGGTCGAAGCCCTCGACGGCACGCTGACCGTGACCAGCCCGGCCGGTGGGCCGACCGTCCTGCACGCGGAGTTCCCATGCGCATCGTGA
- a CDS encoding ABC transporter permease, with amino-acid sequence MIRLAIGTLRRHRGVYLGTFVAALLAIALLASGGLLLASVLTARPPADRFAAATVVVAGPHEVSITTTQQKKKDKVKTKVKTEQLTGAPTLPVRLADRLKTLPSVTAVVADAAFPVRVSAPDGRAVRGADGAPVIGHGWVSAPLTPYTLRSGRAPQPGEVVVDAELARRAGDTVVITTRTGTRQFRVAGVAAPAGRDALPAQGAIFLADAEVAAVSGTDGPTALAIVAEPGADQAALVTAVREAAGDAGVFTGDDRARADLPGALPDYIAPISIFGFVLGLTGFAAVFVLTGTVTLGVRQRLRELALLRAVGATPRQLRRLLGYESVLLSAVASLGGAPLGIVLAEAVAARFRQLGVVPAQFEVRVQGFVLVAAAVAGMLVTLAGARLAARRAVRIAPTQALTETAIAPTGALLPRLLIAAVTTAGAITLLALVPLDGPLGMGMSFVATALLLSAVAALGPLLVRLLTGPLSRILGAGSAAGWLAGLVTRAERRRVAAVAVPLVLMFAVNAVMLLNNALVADLTEAEQAARTAPATAQLSVPAGLSLPDARRLAATGGVTGAAITLPTRVVVAQGGKPQDYAAQGLLTTGTESALDLAVRAGTLGGPGTLAASAYLARQYDWRIGDRVPVWLADGHQVPLRLTAVYDRARGFGDLVLDAGVVAAHDPAGLVGVIAVRYSGGVPDGLADFPGLRIAPTVAAAPGGDVSEQQGGWELMMIISLGFTAIAVVNTFAIATTSRRREYAGLRLAGATPGQLHRLAGREALITVAVGLALGMIVTSVVVGTFSAAQDGHARVIVDIPTYLAMLAGVGGLGLLAGALPIRLVVGRRSLPASGS; translated from the coding sequence ATGATCCGGCTCGCGATCGGCACGCTGCGCCGGCACCGCGGCGTCTACCTGGGCACCTTCGTCGCCGCGCTGCTGGCGATCGCCCTGCTCGCCAGTGGCGGGCTGCTCCTGGCGTCGGTTCTGACCGCGCGCCCGCCGGCTGACCGGTTCGCCGCCGCCACCGTCGTGGTGGCCGGTCCGCACGAGGTCAGCATCACCACCACGCAGCAGAAGAAGAAAGACAAGGTCAAGACGAAGGTCAAGACCGAGCAGCTCACCGGCGCGCCCACCCTGCCGGTCAGGCTCGCCGACCGCCTGAAAACCCTGCCGTCGGTCACGGCCGTCGTCGCGGACGCCGCTTTCCCGGTACGGGTCAGCGCGCCGGACGGTCGTGCGGTGCGCGGCGCCGACGGGGCGCCGGTGATCGGCCACGGGTGGGTCTCCGCCCCGCTGACCCCGTACACCCTGCGCAGTGGCCGTGCTCCACAGCCCGGTGAGGTCGTCGTCGACGCCGAGCTGGCCCGCCGGGCCGGCGACACCGTGGTGATCACCACCCGGACCGGTACCCGGCAGTTCCGGGTCGCCGGCGTCGCCGCCCCCGCCGGACGTGACGCGCTGCCGGCCCAGGGCGCGATCTTCCTGGCTGACGCGGAGGTCGCCGCGGTCTCCGGAACGGACGGGCCGACGGCGCTGGCGATCGTCGCCGAGCCGGGCGCCGACCAGGCCGCCCTGGTCACGGCGGTGCGCGAGGCCGCTGGTGACGCCGGCGTCTTCACCGGTGACGACCGGGCCCGCGCCGACCTGCCCGGCGCGCTGCCCGACTACATCGCGCCCATCTCGATCTTCGGATTCGTCCTGGGTCTGACCGGCTTCGCCGCGGTCTTCGTGCTGACCGGCACCGTGACCCTCGGTGTGCGGCAGCGGCTGCGCGAACTCGCGCTGCTCCGCGCCGTCGGCGCCACCCCGCGGCAGTTGCGGCGCCTGCTCGGGTACGAGAGCGTGCTGCTGTCCGCCGTGGCATCGCTCGGCGGGGCTCCGCTCGGTATCGTGCTGGCCGAGGCGGTGGCGGCACGGTTCCGGCAGCTCGGGGTGGTCCCGGCCCAGTTCGAGGTCCGGGTCCAGGGTTTCGTGCTGGTGGCTGCCGCCGTGGCGGGCATGCTGGTGACCCTCGCCGGCGCCCGGCTCGCCGCCCGCCGCGCGGTCCGGATCGCCCCGACCCAGGCCCTCACCGAGACCGCGATTGCTCCCACCGGCGCGCTCCTCCCCCGGCTGCTGATCGCCGCGGTGACCACCGCGGGCGCGATCACCCTGCTGGCGCTCGTGCCGCTCGACGGGCCACTGGGCATGGGCATGAGCTTCGTCGCGACGGCGCTGCTGCTCAGCGCGGTGGCCGCCCTCGGCCCGCTGCTGGTACGCCTGCTCACCGGGCCGCTGTCCCGGATCCTCGGCGCCGGCAGCGCCGCGGGCTGGCTGGCCGGACTGGTGACCCGGGCGGAACGCCGGCGGGTCGCGGCGGTCGCCGTACCGCTGGTGCTGATGTTCGCGGTCAACGCGGTGATGCTGCTCAACAACGCGCTGGTGGCCGACCTGACCGAGGCCGAGCAGGCCGCCCGCACCGCGCCCGCGACGGCGCAGCTCTCGGTGCCCGCCGGGCTGTCGCTCCCGGACGCCCGGCGGCTCGCCGCCACCGGCGGCGTGACCGGCGCCGCGATCACCCTGCCGACCCGGGTGGTCGTCGCGCAGGGCGGCAAGCCGCAGGACTACGCGGCGCAGGGCCTGCTCACCACCGGGACGGAGTCCGCACTGGACCTGGCGGTGCGTGCGGGAACCCTGGGCGGGCCGGGCACGCTCGCCGCGAGCGCCTACCTCGCCCGGCAGTACGACTGGCGGATCGGTGACCGGGTACCGGTCTGGCTCGCCGACGGCCACCAGGTCCCGCTGCGGCTGACCGCGGTGTACGACCGGGCGCGCGGCTTCGGCGATCTCGTCCTGGACGCCGGCGTCGTCGCGGCACACGATCCGGCCGGCCTGGTGGGCGTGATAGCGGTGCGGTACTCCGGGGGCGTACCCGATGGGCTTGCTGATTTTCCCGGTCTGCGGATCGCGCCGACGGTGGCTGCGGCACCCGGCGGCGACGTGTCGGAGCAGCAGGGCGGATGGGAGCTCATGATGATCATCTCGCTGGGATTCACCGCGATCGCGGTGGTCAACACGTTCGCCATCGCCACCACGTCACGGCGGCGGGAGTACGCGGGACTCCGGCTGGCCGGCGCCACCCCCGGACAGCTGCACCGGCTCGCGGGCCGGGAAGCGCTGATCACGGTCGCCGTCGGCCTGGCGCTGGGCATGATCGTGACGAGCGTGGTGGTGGGCACCTTCAGCGCCGCCCAGGACGGCCATGCACGGGTGATTGTGGACATTCCGACGTACCTGGCGATGCTCGCCGGTGTCGGCGGTCTCGGGCTGCTCGCCGGGGCGCTGCCGATCCGGCTCGTCGTCGGCCGTCGCAGCCTGCCCGCGTCGGGATCATGA
- the sigK gene encoding ECF RNA polymerase sigma factor SigK encodes MAERGTSRRAEHLMPVTDPEPASPSMADELLRAVGRGDEQAFGRLYDLVAPRVYGLIRRVLRDPALAEEVTQEVLVEVWRSAARFDAAHGSASAWVFTIAHRRAVDRVRAEQSAADRTIRVGASSLDTPYDVVADEVSGRLERQQVRHCLDTLTELQREVVTLAYYQGYAYPQVAELLKTPLGTVKTRMRDGLIRLRDCLGVEVAA; translated from the coding sequence ATGGCGGAACGCGGCACCAGCCGCCGGGCGGAGCACCTGATGCCGGTGACCGACCCGGAACCGGCGTCACCGAGCATGGCCGACGAGCTGCTCAGGGCGGTGGGCAGGGGCGACGAGCAGGCCTTCGGCCGCCTGTACGACCTGGTCGCGCCCCGGGTCTACGGCCTGATCCGGCGCGTGTTGCGGGACCCGGCGCTGGCCGAGGAGGTCACGCAGGAGGTGCTGGTGGAGGTGTGGCGCAGCGCCGCCCGGTTCGACGCCGCGCACGGTTCCGCGAGCGCGTGGGTGTTCACGATCGCGCACCGGCGTGCGGTGGACCGGGTACGCGCCGAGCAGTCGGCCGCCGACCGGACGATCCGGGTCGGCGCGTCGTCGCTGGACACGCCCTACGACGTGGTCGCCGACGAGGTGTCCGGCCGGCTGGAGCGGCAGCAGGTGCGTCACTGCCTGGACACGCTGACCGAGCTGCAGCGTGAGGTGGTCACCCTGGCGTACTACCAGGGGTACGCGTACCCGCAGGTGGCCGAGCTGCTCAAGACACCGCTGGGAACTGTCAAGACGAGGATGCGGGACGGGCTGATCCGCCTGCGGGACTGCCTGGGCGTGGAGGTGGCGGCGTGA
- a CDS encoding ABC transporter ATP-binding protein: MRISGTAVVDLTGVTKTYGSTTRALDGVSVAFAAGSFNAVMGPSGSGKSTLLHCAAGLDRPDSGQVRLAGEEIGGLREPKLTRARRRRAGFVFQSYNLMDSLSVWDNVLLPQRLSGVRPDRAWARDVLRRVGLSGREHDRPAQLSGGQRQRVALARALAARPEIVFADEPTGALDLSTGREILALLREAVDDLGATIVMVTHDPVTAGWADRVVFLADGRIVADLADPTPEKAAAQMMAVAAR, from the coding sequence ATGAGAATCAGTGGAACCGCGGTGGTCGATCTGACCGGTGTCACCAAGACCTACGGCAGCACCACCCGCGCCCTCGACGGCGTGTCCGTCGCCTTCGCCGCGGGCTCGTTCAACGCCGTCATGGGCCCCTCCGGCTCCGGCAAGTCGACGCTGCTGCACTGCGCCGCCGGCCTGGACCGTCCCGACTCCGGGCAGGTCCGGCTCGCCGGGGAGGAGATCGGCGGGTTGCGGGAGCCGAAGCTCACCCGGGCGCGGCGGCGCCGGGCCGGCTTCGTGTTCCAGTCCTACAACCTGATGGACTCGCTCTCGGTCTGGGACAACGTCCTGCTCCCGCAGCGGCTGTCCGGCGTCCGGCCGGACCGGGCCTGGGCCCGTGACGTGCTGCGCCGGGTCGGCCTGAGCGGGCGCGAGCACGACCGGCCCGCGCAACTCTCCGGTGGGCAGCGGCAACGGGTCGCGCTGGCCCGCGCGCTGGCCGCCCGGCCGGAGATCGTCTTCGCGGACGAGCCGACCGGCGCCCTGGACCTGTCGACCGGCCGCGAGATCCTGGCGCTGCTCCGCGAGGCGGTCGACGACCTCGGCGCCACGATCGTCATGGTCACCCACGATCCGGTCACGGCCGGCTGGGCGGACCGGGTGGTGTTCCTCGCCGACGGCCGGATCGTCGCCGATCTGGCCGACCCGACCCCGGAGAAGGCGGCCGCGCAGATGATGGCGGTGGCGGCCCGATGA
- a CDS encoding fasciclin domain-containing protein, with protein MRATKLTALTAATLFAVSLAACGSDSEDNSDSAAAAPATTSAAPSMASSMAPSTGSDAMANFGPGCAAVPTDPSDAGSFQAMAQVPVATAASGNPLLSTLVTAVKKAGLVDSLNSADGITVFAPTNDAFGKLPKATLDKVLADKKTLTSILTYHVVPGKLTPADLAGTHKTLEGDEVTVTGSGEDFTVADAASVVCGNVQTANANVYIIDSVLMPKS; from the coding sequence ATGCGTGCAACGAAGCTCACCGCCCTGACCGCCGCGACGCTCTTCGCGGTCTCCCTCGCGGCCTGCGGCAGCGACTCCGAGGACAACAGCGACTCGGCCGCTGCCGCACCGGCGACGACCAGCGCGGCGCCGAGCATGGCATCGAGCATGGCGCCGAGCACCGGCAGCGACGCCATGGCGAACTTCGGCCCCGGCTGTGCGGCGGTGCCGACCGACCCGTCCGACGCGGGCAGCTTCCAGGCGATGGCGCAGGTGCCGGTCGCCACCGCGGCCTCCGGCAACCCGCTGCTGTCCACACTCGTCACCGCGGTCAAGAAGGCCGGGCTGGTCGACTCGCTCAACTCGGCCGACGGGATCACCGTCTTCGCGCCGACCAACGACGCGTTCGGCAAGCTGCCGAAGGCCACGCTGGACAAGGTGCTCGCCGACAAGAAGACGCTGACCAGCATCCTCACCTACCACGTGGTGCCCGGGAAGCTCACGCCCGCGGACCTGGCCGGCACCCACAAGACGCTGGAGGGCGACGAGGTCACGGTCACCGGCAGCGGCGAGGACTTCACGGTCGCCGACGCGGCGTCCGTGGTCTGCGGCAACGTGCAGACGGCCAACGCCAACGTGTACATCATCGACTCCGTCCTGATGCCGAAGAGCTGA
- a CDS encoding PilZ domain-containing protein, translating into MNRTLGVPRIEVNVIQEQPLPWRAPEVMISFGSGPTIVCRVTRQPGDLLRVEHEGVGIAEGTSADLQWTQDGRGSFATGTVIAPPPSAPAGIYIRVDQSVTGIERRLSTRVPVRVPATLHTVNDRAVSGWTRDVSLGGANILLELPGHDDARAALAAAGIAGGASATVDLTLPSGIHHLRCQITGADQHSAEIRVRFLHLNIATMDELGTFLHDEQHRIALHPD; encoded by the coding sequence ATGAATCGCACCCTGGGCGTACCGCGCATCGAAGTGAATGTGATCCAGGAGCAACCACTGCCCTGGCGGGCGCCGGAGGTGATGATCTCGTTCGGCAGCGGGCCCACGATCGTCTGCCGGGTCACCCGGCAGCCCGGCGACCTGCTGCGTGTCGAGCACGAGGGCGTCGGCATCGCCGAGGGAACCTCCGCCGACCTGCAGTGGACCCAGGACGGCCGGGGCAGCTTCGCCACCGGCACGGTCATCGCCCCGCCGCCCTCCGCCCCGGCCGGCATCTACATCCGGGTGGACCAGTCGGTCACCGGCATCGAGCGGCGGCTGAGCACGCGGGTGCCGGTCCGGGTGCCCGCCACCCTGCACACCGTGAACGACCGGGCGGTCTCCGGCTGGACCCGTGACGTCTCCCTCGGCGGCGCCAACATCCTGCTGGAGCTGCCCGGGCACGACGACGCGCGGGCGGCGCTCGCCGCAGCCGGGATAGCCGGTGGCGCCTCGGCCACGGTCGACCTGACCCTCCCGAGCGGCATCCACCACCTGCGGTGCCAGATCACCGGCGCCGACCAGCACTCCGCCGAGATCCGGGTCCGGTTCCTGCACCTGAACATCGCCACGATGGACGAACTCGGCACCTTCCTGCACGACGAGCAGCACCGCATAGCCCTGCACCCGGATTGA
- a CDS encoding molybdopterin-dependent oxidoreductase, with amino-acid sequence MGRTLSGALCGIVAAGTGVAVAELSAAATRPQAGPLVAVGAAVIDATPTAVKEFAVREFGTHDKPILLTGIAVVLALLAALAGVAATRWRLAVPAGALILGGAGAAAALSRPAATPVDALPSLLGAVVAGAALWWLTRPREGGAAANDRHGPVPATPDVPREAAPATPGVPREAAPATPAQPGVDRRLVMRLALLAAGAGAAEATALSLAGRQETAAGRTREMLRLPAPADPAPALPRGTAPGFTTGNDVFYRVDTALSVPRIDPATWRLRLHGMVDREIEVSLADLLRQPLIERDITLNCVSNEVGGPYIGTARWLGVPLAALLREAGIRAGADQIVARSVDGMTIGTPLATALDGRDTMLAVGMNGEPLPLEHGFPVRMLTPGLYGYAGACKWLTEIELTTFEQVDAYWVERGWSPGGTVKTASRIDRPAPFAKLSPGPVTVAGVAWAQRRGITAVEVSVDGGPWEQAELLPTASVDTWTQWRYSWAATAGSHTLAVRATDRTGAVQPQSRVTPFPDGATGWHTVTVTVG; translated from the coding sequence ATGGGCCGCACACTGTCCGGCGCGCTCTGCGGGATCGTCGCGGCAGGCACCGGGGTCGCAGTCGCGGAACTCTCCGCGGCCGCGACCCGGCCGCAGGCCGGCCCGCTGGTCGCGGTCGGCGCGGCGGTCATCGACGCCACGCCGACCGCGGTCAAGGAGTTCGCCGTACGCGAGTTCGGCACTCACGACAAACCGATCCTGCTCACCGGCATCGCCGTCGTCCTGGCGCTGCTCGCCGCGCTGGCCGGGGTGGCGGCGACCCGGTGGCGCCTCGCCGTCCCGGCGGGTGCGCTGATCCTCGGCGGCGCGGGAGCCGCGGCGGCGCTCTCCCGGCCCGCGGCCACCCCGGTCGACGCGCTGCCGTCGCTGCTGGGCGCCGTGGTGGCGGGGGCTGCCCTGTGGTGGCTGACCCGTCCCCGCGAGGGTGGCGCCGCCGCGAATGACCGTCACGGGCCGGTGCCGGCCACCCCTGACGTCCCTCGCGAGGCAGCGCCGGCCACCCCCGGCGTCCCTCGCGAGGCAGCCCCGGCCACCCCTGCTCAGCCGGGCGTGGATCGGCGTCTCGTCATGCGGCTGGCGCTGCTCGCGGCCGGCGCGGGCGCGGCGGAGGCCACCGCACTGTCGCTGGCGGGCCGGCAGGAGACTGCCGCGGGCCGTACCCGGGAAATGCTCCGATTGCCTGCCCCCGCCGACCCGGCGCCCGCCCTGCCCCGCGGAACCGCCCCGGGCTTCACCACCGGCAACGACGTCTTCTACCGGGTGGACACCGCCCTGAGCGTGCCCCGGATCGACCCGGCGACGTGGCGGCTGCGCCTGCACGGCATGGTCGACCGGGAGATCGAGGTGTCCCTGGCCGACCTGCTGCGCCAGCCGCTGATCGAACGCGACATCACCCTCAACTGCGTCTCCAACGAGGTCGGCGGGCCGTACATCGGCACCGCCCGCTGGCTCGGCGTGCCGCTCGCGGCGCTGCTGCGTGAGGCCGGCATCCGGGCCGGCGCCGACCAGATCGTGGCCCGCTCGGTCGACGGCATGACCATCGGCACCCCGCTGGCGACCGCGCTCGACGGACGCGACACCATGCTGGCGGTCGGCATGAACGGCGAGCCGCTGCCGCTGGAGCACGGTTTCCCGGTGCGCATGCTCACCCCCGGCCTGTACGGGTACGCCGGCGCCTGCAAATGGCTGACCGAGATCGAGCTGACCACGTTCGAGCAGGTCGACGCGTACTGGGTCGAGCGTGGCTGGTCGCCGGGAGGCACCGTGAAGACCGCGTCGCGCATCGACCGCCCGGCGCCGTTCGCGAAACTCAGCCCCGGGCCGGTCACCGTCGCCGGCGTCGCCTGGGCCCAGCGCCGGGGCATCACGGCCGTCGAGGTCAGCGTCGACGGCGGCCCCTGGGAGCAGGCCGAGTTGCTGCCCACGGCGTCCGTCGACACCTGGACGCAGTGGCGATACAGCTGGGCGGCGACGGCCGGGTCCCACACGCTGGCGGTCCGCGCCACCGACCGCACCGGCGCGGTCCAGCCGCAGTCCCGGGTCACCCCGTTCCCCGACGGTGCGACCGGCTGGCACACCGTCACCGTCACCGTCGGATGA
- a CDS encoding response regulator transcription factor yields MRIVIAEDLLLLREGMVRLLTDTGHTVVAAVDTAPDLIAAVTEHRPDLSIVDVRLPPGFRDEGLRAALELRAADPDTRVLIVSQYVERAYAAELLADGRGGVGYLLKDRVTALDDFLDTADRVAAGGTAMDPEVVRQLFNRSSRDHGIEGLTAREREVLGLMAQGLSNSAICGALFLAPVSVEKHITNIFGKLDLPPADDTNRRVRAVLTYLNQ; encoded by the coding sequence ATGCGCATCGTGATCGCCGAAGACCTGCTCCTGCTGCGGGAGGGCATGGTCCGCCTGCTGACCGACACCGGGCACACCGTGGTGGCCGCCGTCGACACCGCGCCGGACCTGATCGCCGCGGTCACCGAGCACCGCCCCGATCTGTCCATCGTGGACGTCCGGTTGCCTCCCGGTTTCCGCGACGAGGGCCTGCGCGCGGCCCTGGAGCTGCGGGCAGCCGACCCGGACACGAGGGTGCTGATCGTCTCCCAGTACGTCGAACGCGCCTACGCCGCCGAACTGCTCGCCGACGGCCGGGGCGGCGTCGGATACCTCCTCAAGGACCGGGTGACAGCCCTGGACGACTTCCTCGACACCGCCGACCGCGTCGCCGCCGGCGGCACCGCGATGGATCCCGAGGTCGTCCGGCAACTGTTCAACCGCAGCAGCCGCGACCACGGCATCGAGGGCCTCACCGCCCGCGAACGCGAGGTCCTCGGCCTGATGGCGCAGGGCCTGTCGAACTCGGCGATCTGCGGCGCCCTGTTCCTCGCCCCGGTGTCGGTGGAGAAACACATCACCAACATCTTCGGCAAGCTCGACCTCCCACCCGCCGACGACACCAACCGCCGGGTACGCGCCGTCCTGACCTACCTCAATCAGTAA
- a CDS encoding anti-sigma factor produces MTSDIHSLVGAYALDAVNDLERAAFERHLAECEACRIESAELREAAARLADGVWSVPPPRLRETVLAEIAATRQLPPRTATVAGGGPAARARLSRRHLLSAAAAVVIAAAGAGTAVYTVQESRVREERSVAEAARDQQARVRTILASPDVEVRGETLRDGGRVTVAYSRLRDAGVVMLAADAAPGSGRVFQLWTVRSGTAVSEGVLAPGEAASVTIVERVASATVVGVSIEPPGGSATPTDMTAGVKII; encoded by the coding sequence GTGACCTCGGACATTCACTCGCTGGTCGGGGCGTACGCGCTCGACGCCGTGAACGATCTGGAACGGGCCGCGTTCGAGCGGCACCTGGCCGAGTGCGAGGCGTGCCGGATCGAGTCGGCGGAGTTGCGTGAGGCCGCCGCCCGCCTGGCCGACGGCGTCTGGTCGGTGCCGCCGCCGCGGCTGCGCGAGACCGTGCTCGCCGAGATCGCCGCGACCCGGCAGTTGCCACCGCGCACGGCGACCGTGGCCGGCGGTGGCCCGGCGGCGCGGGCGCGGCTGTCGCGGCGTCATCTGCTCAGCGCCGCGGCCGCCGTGGTGATCGCCGCGGCCGGCGCCGGCACGGCGGTCTACACGGTGCAGGAGAGTCGGGTACGCGAGGAGCGGTCGGTCGCCGAGGCGGCCCGTGACCAGCAGGCGCGTGTCCGTACCATCCTCGCGTCGCCCGATGTGGAGGTGCGCGGTGAGACGCTGCGCGACGGCGGGCGGGTCACCGTGGCGTACTCCCGGTTGCGGGATGCCGGCGTGGTCATGCTCGCCGCGGACGCCGCGCCCGGCAGCGGCCGGGTCTTCCAGCTCTGGACGGTCCGTTCCGGCACGGCGGTGTCCGAAGGGGTGCTGGCGCCCGGCGAGGCCGCGAGCGTGACGATCGTGGAACGGGTGGCGTCCGCGACGGTCGTCGGCGTCTCGATCGAACCGCCCGGTGGCTCGGCCACGCCGACGGACATGACGGCCGGCGTGAAAATAATTTGA
- a CDS encoding GAF domain-containing protein, producing the protein MSADRHDTAAGSDRYDVLADIDLDDPELRDRLNRIAERTAERLGQPIALVSMVLDTAQVFPGSYGLTGWLAEMGGTPIEWSFCVNAVNSGTSYVVPDATDDALQSTNPLVTNDGIRSYAGVPVVLDGAVLGTHCVLGTAAHVFTDADLAELRRGAEEVSELLRAYRST; encoded by the coding sequence GTGAGCGCGGATCGGCACGATACCGCTGCGGGCTCGGACCGCTACGACGTCCTGGCGGACATCGATCTCGACGACCCGGAGCTGCGTGACCGCCTGAACCGGATCGCCGAGCGCACCGCGGAACGGCTCGGCCAGCCGATCGCCCTGGTCAGCATGGTGCTCGACACGGCACAGGTCTTCCCCGGCTCGTACGGGCTGACGGGCTGGCTCGCCGAGATGGGCGGCACCCCGATCGAGTGGTCCTTCTGCGTCAACGCCGTCAACTCCGGGACGTCCTACGTCGTGCCGGATGCCACCGATGACGCCCTGCAGTCGACCAACCCGCTGGTGACCAACGACGGCATCCGCAGCTATGCCGGGGTTCCCGTCGTGCTCGACGGCGCCGTCCTGGGAACGCACTGCGTCCTCGGGACGGCCGCGCACGTGTTCACCGACGCGGACCTGGCCGAGTTGCGCCGCGGCGCCGAGGAGGTCAGCGAACTGCTTCGCGCGTACCGATCGACGTGA
- a CDS encoding copper resistance CopC family protein, with the protein MRRLVIVVAVVLGVLAPGAPAWAHAQLVAADPAKDAVLAAAPSAVTLRFNERINPDFITIVVSDPAKQRVPASEVTVDDVSGTLTLTGALGNGVHTVAYRVVSVDGHTVQGSYPFTVADPGLPAAPVAASVAAAPATEGGSGGVRTGLLAGVGGAGLVVAVAAVWLRTGRRRSGS; encoded by the coding sequence GTGAGGCGGCTGGTCATCGTCGTGGCCGTCGTCCTGGGGGTGCTGGCGCCGGGCGCTCCGGCCTGGGCGCACGCCCAGCTCGTCGCGGCGGACCCGGCCAAGGACGCCGTCCTGGCCGCGGCACCGTCCGCCGTCACGCTGCGGTTCAACGAGCGGATCAACCCGGACTTCATCACGATCGTCGTCAGCGACCCGGCGAAGCAGCGGGTGCCGGCGTCCGAGGTGACCGTCGACGACGTGTCCGGGACGCTGACCCTCACCGGCGCGCTGGGCAACGGCGTGCACACCGTGGCGTACCGGGTGGTGTCGGTCGACGGGCACACCGTGCAGGGGTCGTACCCGTTCACCGTCGCCGACCCGGGCCTGCCGGCCGCGCCGGTGGCCGCCTCGGTGGCCGCCGCGCCGGCCACCGAGGGTGGATCCGGTGGTGTGCGGACCGGCCTGCTGGCCGGTGTCGGCGGCGCCGGCCTCGTGGTCGCCGTCGCCGCCGTCTGGCTCCGCACCGGTCGCCGGCGGTCCGGGTCATGA